In Rickettsia endosymbiont of Lasioglossum villosulum, the DNA window AACTTCTCGCCGAATCATCAAATAAACAAATAGCAGCTTGCACATTTATTTAGTTGTAACTTTCTATAATAAATAGTAGTTTCTGTCAAGAACAAATTACCAAAGGTTTTCAATAACATGCAAAATAAAAAGCTGGATTCTAAAAATTACTACTATATTTATGGCAAACATCCTGTATTTTCAGCTCTTAACAATCCAAAACGTCAAATTGAGGATATTTTATGCACTCAAATGATCTTTGATACAAATAAAAAATTAATAAGCTCCAAGCCTTATAAAATTGTTAATAATGATGTTTTATCTAAATTGTTAGAAAACCAAACCCATCAAGGAATAGCTGCTAAAGTTAAGCCAATTTTTTCCTATAATATAGAAGATATCAACATAAAAAATCCAAAATGTAAGATTGCAATTCTTGATCAAATAACTGATCCACAAAATATTGGGGCAATTATTCGAAGTGCAGCAGCTTTTAATATAGATGCTATAATCTTACCACTAGATAATTCACCTAATGAAAATGGCACTATAGCTAAAGCAGCTTGTGGAACTTTAGAATTAATAAAAATTATTAAAGTAACCAATCTAAACTCTTGTATAAATTACCTAAAAAAACATGGTTTTTGGGTTATAGGGCTAACTGGGGAAGCCAATGATTATTTTACCGATAAATTAATTT includes these proteins:
- the rlmB gene encoding 23S rRNA (guanosine(2251)-2'-O)-methyltransferase RlmB; its protein translation is MQNKKLDSKNYYYIYGKHPVFSALNNPKRQIEDILCTQMIFDTNKKLISSKPYKIVNNDVLSKLLENQTHQGIAAKVKPIFSYNIEDINIKNPKCKIAILDQITDPQNIGAIIRSAAAFNIDAIILPLDNSPNENGTIAKAACGTLELIKIIKVTNLNSCINYLKKHGFWVIGLTGEANDYFTDKLISDKIALIFGSEDKGMRRLVQENCDHLAKIPISDKVESLNVSNAASIIFHSLWDH